The Diceros bicornis minor isolate mBicDic1 chromosome 18, mDicBic1.mat.cur, whole genome shotgun sequence sequence GTTCTGTCTGTGAAACCAGAGAGCAGACTGCCTTCCTCAGATCTGAGGAGAGTTACTAAGTCCCTCCCCTTGGGAAACAGAATTATGATTGTCATGGCTTCTTGGGGATTAGAGGGAAGTTGATCAGCAGACCTTGCATATACCCCTCTTTCATGGTGACCTGGGAGAGAACAAGGACAGTGGAGTCAGATAAAGCGGAGTTTGAATCCTAAACCTGGCTCAGGGCTCCCTGGCCTGACCTCAGGGTCCACACAGGGATAAGGGAGGCTTTGGAGTCAGGACTGAGTAAAACCAGAGGATGAGGAATTGGTTGTGTTGGAGTTGAAAAGCAGGTGTAGCAGGAAGCTGGTAGGACAGATTTTGGATAGGAACCCCAAGTAGACAGGGCTAAAAGAGCACAGGCTATGGAGCCAGGAAGAccaggtttgaatcctgcctctgtCATCTATACACTTGTGTCTTTGGATAAGTTACTTATCCTgagtctctgtctctccatccaGAGAATGGGTTGTGTGAGAATTTAGAATCAaaggcatattttatttatttttttaatacattcacTAAATCAAAGGCTGCataccttgttttgttttttttttgaggaagattggccctgagctaacatctgttgccagtcttcctccttttttccttttttctccccaaagccccagtagatagttgtatgtcatagttgtacatccttctagtttctctatgtgggacgctgccacagcatggcttgatgagtggtgcgtaggtctgtgcccaggatccgaaccagtgaaccctgggcggctgaagcagagcgcgtgaagtTAACTGCTACACTACCAGGCTAGCCCCTtaaaggcatatatatatatatattttaaagattttatttatttatttattttccccccaaagccccagtagatagttgtctgtcatagctgcacatccttctagttgctgtatgtgggacgcggcctcagcatggtcggagaagcggtgcgtcggtgcgcgcccgggatccaaacccgggccgccagcagcggagcgcgcgcacttacccgctaagccatggggccggccctaaaggcatattttaaaagcccagcacagtgcctgacattcgGAAAATGCCCATTCTGGGCCAATTTTCGTTCCCTAGAAAAGTCCCCAAGTTTGAACCCTGGGCAGAATCTCCAATGTTATAGCTACTCTGTGGCTCCAATAGGgagtttattttattctatgcatgtattcattcaatcaactaacatttactgagtactttcCATGTCCCAGGATCTGTAGATACAGAGGCAGATGAAGTATGGGCCTTGTTCTTCAGTTGCTATAGAGTAATTATATGTAGTACCATGGcagggtaaaggggcacaagaCATGTGACCAGTTCTACTTGGATAGCAGTGTTCTTTCCAAGATGAGCAGGTGCTTCTGGGAggtgggaggcaggagagaaggaatggagaatggaagggtgggaggagggatggatgggtgggagGAACTGATAACTGAGGAAGGAACCAGGACCTGGGTCCTGAGGGGCCAGTTATGTCACGATAAGGAGTTTGCACCTCATCCCGAAGGTAGTGGCATGCTATTAAAGAGGAGGAATGTGGTGGACCAGTTGGCATTCTTAAAAACTCAGTTTGGCTGCATTGTGAGGACTGGGTGACGGTAGTGAGATAGGAGCCAGGGAAGCTGTCTCCATCGGTGATAATGAAAGTCTGAACCAAGGCAGAGGCAGATGTGACGGCAGGTAGGCATGGCAAGACCTGGTCATCAAGTTGGTGTAGAAGTGAGGGAAAGAATCATCCCTAGATTTCTAGCTGAGATGTCTGTTGCTCTCTGAAATGGAAGATACAAGAGGAGGTGGTTCATGGAGGGTAGGGAAGAGATGGTAAATTCGGGTGGGACATGCTGGTCTAAGATATTTTGGGAATGTCCAAAAGGATATTGGCTATGTGCTCAGGAAAGCAGTCTGGATTGGAGACCCAGATTTACATCATTTTATTGGTGGGTATTGAAACCATGGAAGTGGATGACATTACCCAAGACAAGCCTGTAGAGTCTTCTGAGAAGGAGGCCAAAGACAGAACCCTGGTAATCACCAATTTAAGGGGTacagcagaggaagaggagacagcAAAGGAGTTAGGAAATAACTAAAAGGCTagtgagggaaggaagagagagaggagatgagaGAGGTCTGTCATGGGAGCCAAAGGAACAgagtttgcagaagaaagagattgATTAGTCAACAGGGTCAAGTGAGAAGAGATGAAAGGAAGGCCACTGGGTTTGGCTATTAGGAAATCATCAGTGGCCTTTGCCTGGGATCTTCTGATAGAGGGGCCTAGATGGCTGCCATGTTGTAGGTGGCTGGAGTAGAAGAGAGAGGTGGAGACTCAGCTCACTGAAGGTAGGGACTGGGCCTCCTTCACTGATGCCTAGTGAAACTATCCAATGTGTCTgtgaaatgaatgagtgaataaactgGGATTGAAAAGGAAGAGGGGTGGGTTATGTATTGGTAAAGGGAAAAACAGGGTTCACACACAGAGTGTTTTGTTTAAAGATGTTCATAGCCtgtaggaaaaaaacccaaacaaaaacattaaagagggagaaggtgaaaaTTCTGGCTGGGATCTAGAGTTCAGGTGCTTtgggcaggaggaaggagggataCTTCCCCAGGCTGGAGGAGAGTTGATGAGGGTGGGAGCAGCCACAGATAGTGCTGGCGCAATGATCTGCTGAGAGGAACAGCAGCAGGGTGGGAGCTTCCAGGGAAGTGCTTgaagtttcattcattcattcaataaattctgGATACTTACtgtgctatggaaaacagaaggAGCTGACCAGGGACCTGTCAGGGATGACCAAGTGTCACTGAAGGCCTGGCTGAAGTCCCCAAGCAATCAGCTTCCCTTCCTTAATTTAAGCAGGACTCAGCTCCAGTGCCCCAAAGGCCAAAGCTAATTGTGGGAAGAAAAGGGAAGCGGCAGACTCACCCTGTGGTTGCTGGTGGAGCTGCTGTCCCAGTTGGAGTTCTGCTTGGGGACACCCTCTGACCAGGCTCCACACACCCTTGGACAATTCCTGGAACTGTCCCTCCTTGCCTAGAGTCTGGCTCACTCCTATTCATTACTCCAGATTCAGCTCCTATTATGCTTCTTCCAAGAAATCTTTCCTAAGTCCCGCCACCCCCACAGTCCCTGTAGGTCTCCTTGTTCTGTGCTCTCACAGGCCTTTCTCACCACCACTTCCCTCCCTGCCAGTGTCTGCGTTACTGTCCTGAACTGTTCTGCATAACTCCCCTGCGGCGGCCCTCTCCTCGGCCttctcccctgcctcccccagccccttgaaggcagggactgttgtgttgtttttttaatctctgcatCTCTGGGGTGCAGCTCAGGCCTCACACCCGGAGCTTCTCAGGAAATGTTTGATGACTGAATGGCATGGGGAGCGGGGGCTGCTGCCGCTGCCACTCTGTACTCTCTCAGATATAAACAGGTTGCCCAGTTGGGAGAGAGGACATCTGCTGGCTGGTGTGGCGTCTAGCACAGATGCATCTACCTTCTCTGAAGGTGGGTCCAGCGGATCTCTGGCCCAGGGTCCCCACCACACCTCACCTGGGAAAGCTGACACCtggtgggaggcaggaaggtggAAAGTGTTTGGTCCTGAAGGGCTTACCCAGATGCCCCATCCCCACCTCATCCCCTACTCACGTGGGACAGAGAGGGCCCCTTTCTGGAGGCCACAATCACCTCTTTTGTAGAGCACTTTATGGTGTACAGTGTAAATTGAGTCTTCCCAACAACCCTGCAAAATAGGTATTACCACTATCCCCATTTTGTGCATAAGGAAATGaaggttcagagaggtaaagtaacttgccctaCGTCACCCAGCTAGTGACAGAACCAAGACTTGGACTCAGGCCTGTCTGACCACAAGTTCAGGGCACTTGCTACTATGCTGCCCTTTGCCCCAGTTCAGCAGTGCTGAACAAACctaaggtggtggtggtgttcCGAGGTCCTGCCTCACATGCCTTATTTCCCCGGGATGGAGAAAGGGCATGGGAGGAAAGGAAGCAGAAAGGGAGGCCACCAGCTGGGGTCAGGGATCTATGGGGGACCTGGGACCCCCACAGCGTGGtatggggaagggaagggaagaggaatgTGGGGTGAGGCTCAGACAAAGCTGCTATCTCCTTCTCAAGTACTTTAAGGCCACTTGGACTAACACACCCCCAGCCTGATTTAACTCCTGGCTGGTGGCCAGTCTGAGGTCTTGCCCGCGTTCCACCCCTTTCTATCCCTCGTGGGGGCTAGATAAAGGTGAAATCCTCCTGGGCTGTTTGGAGGGAGTTAGCCAGCCAGAGCACCCCATGGAACTCCGCAGTGCCCGCCCACTCCCACCTCCTGGGCTGGGTGGAGCCAGCGTCCAGGAGGACCTGCAAAAAGATGCCTTGTCCTCGCTGGCCTGGTGTGTGAGACCTTGGGCACATGGAGTCACTTCATGAGCTTACCTTGTAGATGGTGGCCTGAGCGGGGAGCCACTGGTTGACTGGAGCCTTAGGCAGGGTCAGAAGTGAGGCAGTGGGGGTGGAGGCTGGGAGACTCACATGTGTGTCCAGGGCTTGCATTCGGTTAAGCAAAAGAGGCAAGAGCCTTTCCGCAGGGCTTTCCCCTAACCCCAAATTCTCACCCCAGCAGCTTCTCCCCTGTGCCCTGGGAAAGGGGACATGGTATCTATGTTGCCTACAAGGGGTGGAAGAGCTCAGGCTGGGGTAGGTTGTTCAGGAGTCTGTGGCTCTAAGGACTGAGGAGAGAAAATGGATGGGGAATGGGAACCTGATGAGTCCAGAGCAGGGAAAGAATCAAGAGTGAGCATGAGAAAggggagagaagtgagagaggtGTCAGGGGGCAGAAAAAGGGGcttggagaagagaggagggaaaagggaaggaccAGTGTCAGGAGAAGCCAAGGAGCATGACATGCCACGGGTTAGGCCTTAGCTCCCCTCCAGGCCTGACCCACCATGCCGTGGTAGGCCTTGGGACTGGAGTGGCTTCAGAGGCTGTGAGGGGTCAGATGCAGGCCTCCTGGGCCTgtgcagggcaggcagcaactgaggacactgctgctgctgctggggacTCTGAAGTGGTACTCCTGTCTGCTCTGTGGCTCCCCAGTTGGCCATGCATGGCAAGAGAGGCTTTCCCTATTCAGGTACCCTGTGGAGTGGGGTAGCTGATAACTCAGAGCAGCTAGGTGAGGGGCGGGCAGGAGTCAGTGAAAGGACCCAGGAGGGTAGGCTCCTGCAGAAGGCACTGGAGGGGAAGAGGCGAGTGTCACAGGACAGCAAGGGGGAGTTGGTGAGGACCCTGGTGAGACATTTTCCTGGAGTCTGCAGAGGGCAGCAGATTCATGCGGTGGATTGGGGAAGGGCGAGCACTGGGGCCTGGAGTTACTACTACTGAAGTGGAAAACAGCtgcgggggagggaggatggtgacAGCAGGTGAATCTGGTGAAGCCTTGAGACTGaactgtgggaggggagccctaGAGGGGTGCTGCTGCCCCCGCCCTGTGTAACCCAGACTCCCACCCCCTCAGGTGAATTCAAGGACCCTGACAGGTGCTGCTGGAAACACAAGCAGTGCACTGGGCACATCATCTACCCCTTCGCCTCTGCCTACGGCCACCACGATCTGCACCTGCACTCTGTCAACCACTGTGACTGTGACTCTAGGTAAGGGCCCTCCTCCCTGAGTGACCCCAGCTCGAGAGACTCCTGGGTAGAGCCAAGTCCAAACTTTCACTGTGGTTCCCTCCTTCAAACTTTGGTGCCCCTTCAGCTTTGACCTGGTGCTTTGTAAACCTGGTCTGCTCCGAGAGCAATGGGGAGAAGGTCTTCTGGCAGCCTGGGCTGAGCCCAGCACAAGCCCGCTGTCCCTGAGCCTTCTCGCTCTGGGCCCCTGGGGAGTCATGGAGGCGTGGGAGCCAGGCGAGTCCCCTGTGTGGCAGGCTGAAGGACTGCTCAGAGAAGACAAATAGCAGCAGCTCCCGAGATGTGGGCCCAACCTGCTCCCGAGATGTGGGCTCAACTTGTTTCAACATCATCCAGTCCCCTTGCCTTGAGCTGATCCCAGAGGAACTGTGTGTGGAGCGGTTCTGGTATGGCTGGTGAGTGATAGCAGGGGGAGCGGGGGGGCCCTCTATGGGGCACTGGCCCCCACTCTCTATCAACTTTCTCTTTCCCCGTCCCCCTCCCTTCCAGGTGCAAAAGCTACAGGCCTGTCTCTGTGGCAGTGATCCACTATCCCATCCACCATGAGTGTGGGGCAGATGACCTaaatgaagaagaggaagaggaggaagaggaagaaagcaagCCTCCCATCCCCACCCAGGTGGGGCCCACCACCACACCCACTGACACGGGCATCGGCACGGTCACGGGTACCCCTGACTCGGCAGCTCCCATCACCATCTGGCGCTCTGAGAGCCCCACAGGGAAGTCCCAGGGCAGCAAGGTGATCAAGAAGgtcaagaagaaaaaggaaaaagagaaagagcaagagGAGGAGTCAGACGAGAAggcaaagctgaaaaaaaaagccaagaagagcaaactgagtaaGAAGAAAAGCCTGGTTAAATCGGAATCTTCACCTCCAGACTTGAGCCGATCAATAAGCCCAAGAGAGTTGGTCAGGATGTCAGAGTCCAGCCCAGACAGCCGGGAAGACCTGGAGAGTGAGGACAGTTACAATGACCCCAGGCAGGAGGAACCCTCCAGCGAGGATATTGTGGAGTCTTCATTgcccagggagagagagaagaacacGGTCCAGGCCAAGAAACCCAGAGCAAAGGCCTCGCCAGTCAAGAAGGTCACCAAGAGGAAATCTCCCCCAGCATCAAACCCCAATCTCAGTTGAGGCCAGGGCGACCAGGGTGAAGAATAAATGCGATCAAGCCTGTCGCTGACCCCTgctgctcttctctctccctccaatcTGGCTACTtcgggggggagggggtgggctcTGGGCATAGTTGAAGCCAAGGGGCTAGGGGGCTGCAGGGGTTTTTGAAGGGCAACCTGTCTTTTCAGAGAAAGTCCATGGGAAGGTaggtgggagggaagggaggggtaCAGGCTGTTTCTCTGTAATATCCTAGGCTC is a genomic window containing:
- the PROCA1 gene encoding protein PROCA1 isoform X1 encodes the protein MWVRTTLTTERWTTEKTENDADIWDESSWDINRLPSWERGHLLAGVASSTDASTFSEGEFKDPDRCCWKHKQCTGHIIYPFASAYGHHDLHLHSVNHCDCDSRLKDCSEKTNSSSSRDVGPTCSRDVGSTCFNIIQSPCLELIPEELCVERFWYGWCKSYRPVSVAVIHYPIHHECGADDLNEEEEEEEEEESKPPIPTQVGPTTTPTDTGIGTVTGTPDSAAPITIWRSESPTGKSQGSKVIKKVKKKKEKEKEQEEESDEKAKLKKKAKKSKLSKKKSLVKSESSPPDLSRSISPRELVRMSESSPDSREDLESEDSYNDPRQEEPSSEDIVESSLPREREKNTVQAKKPRAKASPVKKVTKRKSPPASNPNLS
- the PROCA1 gene encoding protein PROCA1 isoform X2; amino-acid sequence: MWVRTTLTTERWTTEKTENDADIWDESSWGEFKDPDRCCWKHKQCTGHIIYPFASAYGHHDLHLHSVNHCDCDSRLKDCSEKTNSSSSRDVGPTCSRDVGSTCFNIIQSPCLELIPEELCVERFWYGWCKSYRPVSVAVIHYPIHHECGADDLNEEEEEEEEEESKPPIPTQVGPTTTPTDTGIGTVTGTPDSAAPITIWRSESPTGKSQGSKVIKKVKKKKEKEKEQEEESDEKAKLKKKAKKSKLSKKKSLVKSESSPPDLSRSISPRELVRMSESSPDSREDLESEDSYNDPRQEEPSSEDIVESSLPREREKNTVQAKKPRAKASPVKKVTKRKSPPASNPNLS